The Mucilaginibacter terrae region AGGCAGTAAAGAAATTATAAAAATGCTTGTTGATGCCGGGGCTGACGTAAATGCCGGTAATAATACTGGCCAAACACCTGTATTTTATTCGGTGCTGGCTTATAAAACCGAAACTGCGCTGTACCTTATTACTTTAGGTGCCGATACCGGGGTAAAGGATAATGGCGGTTATAATATTTTTGACCATGCAACTGCCAATGGTATGCGCGAGTTAATAACTGCTTTAGGCGAGGCAAACACCGTGCAAAAGGATGATCATGGCAACACGCCGTTGCACCAGGCTGTGTATAATAATCAGAGCGAAACTGTAATGGCCCTGCTTAAATCCTCGGCAGCAAATGTTAACGAGTTGAATAATGGCGGGGTTAGTGCGCTTATATTAGCAGTAAATAACTCAAATATGCATGTGGCCGACTTGCTTATAAAAAATGGTGCCGATGTTAATTTGCACCTGCACAACGGTAATTCGGCACTGCATTATGCGGCTGGTAATGGGTAATCATCATTTGGGTAAGCTTTTACTGCAATCGGGTGCCGACATTAACTCGCGTAACAGTTTTAGCGAAACACCGCTGATTGTTGCCGCACAATGTGGGTTTAACGATTTTACCGCAATGCTTATTGATAATGGTGCCGATGTTGCTGCCGTTGACAATAATGGCCGCAGTGCCATGGATTTTGCAAGCGAAAGCGGTTATACCGAAATACTGGAACAATTGCTTGCCGCAAGCTAAATACTTATATTATTGATAAATAATAATCCCCATCTATTAATATCTATGGATGGGGATTGCTTTTAAAAAGCAATGAAACTTTGTATTATTCAAGCACTTAACAATTGCACATAATTTGTAGTTTAGCGTTAACCAAAACTTAAATTATGTCTTCTTTTTTTAAAGTGCCGTTATTAATGGTAGCCTTGCTTTGCGTTGGTACGCTTTGGGCAAAACCCAAGGTCTTAATATTCAGCAAAACGGCCGGTTTTCATCACAATTCAATTAAGCCCGGAATAGCGGCCATTCAACTGTTAGGCAAACAAAATGGTTTCGATACCGATACCACCACCGATGCCTCAAAGTTTACCTTCGATAATTTAAAGCAATACGCTGCTGTTGTATTTTTGAGTACCACCGGCGATGTGCTGAATGATGCCCAGCAAACCGAGTTTCAAAAATATATACGCTCGGGCAAAGGTTACGTAGGCATACATGCCGCCACCGATACCGAGTTTGACTGGCCCTGGTACGGCGAGTTAGCAGGGGCTTACTTTAGCCAGCATCCTAAAATACAAGAGGCAGTTTTAAACGTAGTTGAACCCGCCAACGGATTTACCCAACACTTACCCGCCAAATGGACAAAAACCGATGAATGGTATAACTTTAAATGGATATCAGACAAAATTCAAGTAGTACTTACCCTCGACGAAAGCAGCTATAGCGGCGGAACCAATGGTGCAAAGCATCCCATGAGCTGGTACCACGAATTTGACGGCGGCAAGGCATTCACTACTGCCTTAGGCCACACCGATGAATCATATACTGATGAACCATTCCTCAAGCACCTGCTGGCCGGGATAAATTATGCAATGGGAAAGAAAGTAAAATTGTAGTTCTATCAGAGGAGAAAACTACCTATCGTTCGAAATGACATGATAGGACATAGGATTACAATAAATAAATCCCGAGTCCACAATCAAAAAACTACTCACTTACCAGCGTTACGTAGCTCCGAGCAGGTAGTTTGAACTGTAACTGCCCGTTGGTTACTTTTTTGCTGCCCGCTTCTTTGGCGCTGTTTTCGGCATTGGTAATCATTATCTTAAACTTTTTGGCCGATGCAGGGATGCCGGTGATCGTAACCGGGCGTTCGGCACTGTTATTTACTAAGTGCAGCGTGTAATTTCCCTTGCTGTTATCGCCCAATGCGGCGCATGATATATCGTTATTGCTGCTGGATAAGGGCATGGCATAAAGGTCTTTCGAAGTAGATGCCAGCTGTTTTAAATTCCAAAAACGCTGGGTTGGACGCAACGCCCCGTTATCGCCAAATATACCACCTCCTGCAAGTGGCGAGTAATCGGCAGTTAGCTGCCATTGCAGTATGGATGCCGGTTGACAAATGGCCAGTAAGCGGGTATATAAGTTAATTTCGTCGATAGCGTAAACAGGTTCCTGAAAAATGATGGGGTATTGCCATGCAGCTGCATCAATGCTGCCCTCGCCAACCAAAAGCGGCACGTTCATTTGTGTTGCGGCCTGTGCCCATTTTTGTAACGTTCCAGTTTCCCAACCACGCCATGAGTGAAAGGATATGGCGCCGATATAAGGTTTAGCGGCCGGGTCTTTCATCGCCGCATCTAAAAACAACCAGCTGTTTGCATCCGAATTATCGCCCAGTAAAAGTTTAGTTTTTAAACCTTTGCTTTCCATATAAGCACCAAAGCCTTTTATAAACTCCGCGTGCTCTTGCGCCGTCATACGGATGTTAATACCCAGGTCCGATTCGTTGAACGAAAAGTATTTAGCTTCAACGCCATAATTGTCTTTTAAGTAAGTGAGGTAACGGGTAAGCGAACGGTAAATATCCGTCATTACCTCCTTGCGCAGCGGGTTGCCCCAAATGTTGTTAACAGGCCCCTCGTGAAAAGTGCCTTCAATAGCCCAATCAGGGCCCGACCATGCCGATACAATTACCGGCAAGCCAATTATTCCAAGCCGCTGAGCCATTTTCATAGCATCGGTTACCTGTGATGGTAGTTGGTTTTGCTGGGCAAGGTCCAATGGATTAATATCCTTGTTAGGTTGCCAAAAACGCCATGGCATTTCAACGCGGCTCCAGGCCAATGGCAGGTTGTTGAGGCTGTAATCTATTACCTGCGGGTCGGTAGTAGGGTTTTGCAGCCTGAAATTGCCGCCAAAACCGTCAAACTTACGGCCTTGCTGTGCGGTATTTAAAGTTAAGGTAGCAGGTGATTTATCCACCTCGCCATTGGCTTCAATTTTATAAGTTTTTTGTATCGATTCTCCTTTTTTTATAGATGCTGCACGTATGGTAAAATATACCAGTACTTCGCCCGTTTTTTCGTCTTTACGCAGCAGTATTGAATCGCGGTCGTTGCTTTTTACTTTGAGTTCCAGGTTGGCTGATTTAAACTCAAAACCCTTTGCCATAGTTCCGCTCAGGCCTTTGATAGCAGCAGTAGTTAGGGTTGAGGTATTAACCGGCTTATCATCATCGGTTAGTTTTAATTGTATTGCGTTATCGGGTGCAAGGGGTAGCCTTACCATAAAATAAGCACCCACAAAATTAGTATCGGCATGGGCAGTTAACTTTACATTGGCCTGGGCCTTGGTACTGCCTTGTTCGGTAACTGTATTTTCGAAATAAAGGCTATCAAGGTTGGTATTAACTATCTGTTGGTTACCGTTGCGGTTATATACGGGGCGTTGCCTTTCGCGGGCGGTGGTGAGTATTTGTACGCCATCGCTCTTAATGTATTGCAAACTGGTTTCGAAACGCAGTAACTGGCCTTGCTTGCGTATGCCGGTAATGTTACCCCAGGGAGCTAATTCGGCCTGACTGTGTGCTTCATTTACCAACATAACCATAGCTGCAATTACAACGAGAAAATATTTCATAGAGGACGTAAAAATATAAACTTTTGCCTCATTATACGGGAGTCTTGCATGGCAGGTTCGTAAGTTTTTCGAAATTCAAATGTTCAATTTTGAATTTTTTAAATGCCATGCTTTTTCCATGAGTCAAAAAGTTAAAATTCGACTGGTGAAAGACCGGATGGTTTAAAGGAGCCGTGTTAGTGAACAATATACAATAACAAGCATGTCATATCGAACAATAGTAATCGAACTCTTTCAAATTGCTAAGCTAATCGCCTCGAAAAGATTTCTCGTACCTCGAAATGACAGGGTGGAATACAGTGAAAAGAATAAATCCGAAATCGAAAATCCGACCTCCGAAATCCAACTAAGCTTCTTCCAGTTCCAATTGCTTTTCCTTACGACGGGTTTCGCGCCATCCGCTGAAAAGCAGGTTGCGGTCGAGCTCTGGTTTGGGGAAGAAAAGGCTGGCAATATATCCCACAAAAATAACTACGAGGTGACTGTACACGCCCAACATAAGTTTATTGTGCGTAAAGTTGTATTTACCCAAATCAAGCAGCAAGGTTTTGTTTTCGCCAACGCCAATAGGGGTAGAGGTTAAAAATGCGTAAGAGGTGAAAATAATACAAACCACAATAGCAATGTTAACACCCTGGCGGTTTGCCCGCGAGCTCAATAAGCCTAACAGGAAGATACCTACGATACCGCCCGAGAAGATGGCATAAAGCGTAAATACTACGCCAAGTACTCCCTCATTACCTATACTGATGTACAACATGCCGATAGCCATAGATAACAAACCCGAAAATACCACCATTACACGACCACCAAAAAGGTACTCATGATCGGGGCGGTTAGGACGCAATTTTTTATAATAATCTTCAACACCTACGGCGGCCAATGAGTTTAAATCGGCACTAAGACTGCATATGGCGGCCGAAATCATGGCGGCTAAAATGAAACCAACCACGCCGGTAGGCAATTGTGTTATGATAAAGTAGGGGAATACGCCATTAGAGTTTACACCCGCAGGCAATGGGTTTTGTTTGTAATATACAAACAGGCAGGTACCTATGAACATAAACAGTGTCCAAACCGGTACGGTAAGCGATATGCCCAGTAATGATGCTCTGATGGCTGCTTTATCGTCTTTTGCGGTAAGGTAACGTTGTACAACAGTTTGATCGGTGCCGTATTTCTGAATGGCGTAAAACATACCATTAATGGCCATTACAACAAAGGTAAGCTTGCTGAAATCAACATCATACGGGCCAAAACCTGTGCGGTTATTGGCCGATGCCACGCTCCATATTTCGGAAATGCCGCCTTTAACCGAGAACAGCAATACGAGTAAAACCACAATACCGCTGGCAAACAACATAAAACCCTGAAATACATCGAGCCATATTACGGCTTCAATGCCGCCCATGAGGTTTACAGCTATGATAATTAAACCGGTTATCACAATGATAGCAAAGGTGTTACCGCCGGTCATGTTACTTAAAGCTACAGCCAACAAAAAGAAAACGGTACCCATGCCCGAAAACTGCCTTAATACAAAGGCAATAGAACTGTAATAGCGGGCAACCGTACCAAAGCGCTTTTCAAAATACTCGTAGGTGCTTAAACCAATAACCTTACGGTAAAGCGGCACAATAAACCATATAACCCCTAACAATACAACAGGCACCATTAAGCCTTGTACTAACAAGATCCAGTTTGAGGAAAAGCCTTCGCCGGGGTAGCCTAAAAAGGTAACACTGCTAATGAGTGTAGCCAGTAATGACATGCCGATGGCCCACGCCGGTACGCGCCCCTTTGCAGCAAAGTACGATTGGGTGGTGTTTTGATTTTTGGCATAGCGTAACCCAAAATACAGGGTTAAAAGCAATACGCCAATAATAATAGTGTAATCTATTATGCCTAAAACGGGCTTCATAATTTAGCTTGGTTCGGTTTAGTAAATTAAAATGCCCATACTTTATTGCTCCAGCGGTAACTGCCGGGCTTTAAAGTGACGTGCAAATTAGCATATGGTTTAGTTACTGCACTCCTGATAACGCCCGGCGCCAGTTCTTGCACAGGGTTGATGGTGTCAATGTTCAGCGCGTCGAATATTGCTGCCGCTGTCGATCCTCCTTCAATTACCAGTTCGCGCACCCCAACCTGCTCAAAAACTTTTTTTACAGCAAGTGCCATCTGGGTGCGGCGATGTACAGCATTATCACCGTTATGATCATCATCCTTAACGGAGATGCTCATAACGGCTTTATTTTGTTGGCTTATAAAACCTGCGGTTTCATTGGCCCAATAGTTTAAAAGAGTTTCTTCGGCATTGCCCGGCTGCATCAACAGTTCTGGCATATAACTCACCGGACCATTTTCTGCATGTAATTTTTCAACCAGGTTTGCACTCGGTTTAAACGTGCTGCCGCTAATATACAATATCGGTCCAGTCAATTTAAAATCGCCTATGCTATTGTTACTTTTTCCTGCTGCAAACAGTTTATCCATGCAGGCGGTAAAAAATCCGGCTGCTCCGGCGGCCAGTGTACCGGGCTTTAGCTTATCTGCCCAGTTGGCTAAATCGCCATGGGTTTCAGCTTCGCCTACAACAATGCTTTTACCGTTTAAATTTACATGGTGAGGCTGCACGGCCATTTGATGGGCAGCGGTTTTAAAGCGGGTAAGCACATGCGAGTGCTCCACCGGAAACTCAGGATCGTACCCAAAGCTGGTTTGGTGCACCGGAACATTATTAATGTAATAATGCCCCTTAACCAAGGTACGCCCAAGTGTAGGGTTAGCCGGCACAACAATGGTACGGCTTAAACCCATAGCTTCGCACTGCGCATTAATTTCGGCAATAACATGCCCGCGCATAACCGAATCTATCTTTTTAAAAATAAAATCGGGGTTTAAAGCTTTGAGTTGCTGGCTAACATTGCGGGTAACCTCAATGGCATCTGCTTCTTTTAATGAGCGTGCATCGGTATTAATTACCAGCATATTGGCTGTGGTAGCCGCATTTACATTGCGCGATATTTCAACCTTAAGGCCATAATGAAGGCCAATGCCGCCAATTTCGGCGGCACCGGTTAAATCATCCGCAATAACGGCTATCATCATACCGTAGCTGTGGTTTTATGGTGGGCCAATTGCACTGCCGATTCAATGGCTAAAATCATGGCGTCAGGACTGGCAATGCCTTTACCTGCAATTTCAAAAGCGGTACCATGATCAACCGAGGTACGGATGATTGGCAAGCCCATAGTTATATTCACGCCTTTTACGCTGTCCATTTGTTTCTTTTCGGGATTCCATTTAAAGCCGGTAAGCTTGAAAGGAATGTGGCCCTGGTCATGATACATAGCCACAACGCCGCCGTAATAACCGGTAGCGGCTTTAGAGAACATGGTATCGGCCGGAACAGGGCCTTCCACATCATAACCGCGTGCAAGGGCTTCCTGTACTGCCGGGAGTATCTCGGCATCATCTTCGGTGCCAAATAAGCCCGAGTCACCTGCGTGAGGATTCAAGCCTGCAATACCAATTTTAAGGTTGGTTTCGCCAAGGCTAATAAGGCCGTTGTGCAGCAGTTCGGTAACCTCAAGTATGCGGTCTTTTTTAACCAGATCACAAGCCTGACGTAACGATACGTGGGTTGAAACGTGAATAACCTTCATGCTATCTTCAACCAAAAGCATGGCGTATTTTTTAGTACCGGTGTACTCGGCATAAATTTCGGTATGACCGGCATAATGATGACCAGCCTCGTTAACCGATTTTTTGTTGATAGGACCGGTAACGGTAGCATCAATTTCGCCAGCCATAGCCAGCTCAATAACTTTAGTAACCGATTTGAAAGAAGCATCACCAGCCGAGGCTGATATAACACCAAATTCAAGCTTATCAACATCAAAGTTATTCAGGTCTAAAACATCCGGGCTGCCAATTTCAAATTTGGCTTCCTGTACGCTTTGTATAACATTGATGTTTAAGTTTAAACCAATTCTCTCATTAATGTGCTTAAACACACCTGCATCACCCACAATAATAGGGCGGCAAATGTCGTATATTTTTTGCTCGGTAAGCGCTTTTAAGGCAATCTCGGGGCCAATGCTGGCCGGATCGCCCATGGTAATTCCTATAATATGTTTATCAAGCATGGGTTGGCTGTTTAAATGCAGTAGATTCTTGTTGTAAAAGTTGATAATAGGCTTTGATGAGGTTTTGCTCATCGCGCTCATGTAATGCCCCTAAAGGCGACATCATGTGTGCTTCACACAAGCCGTTTTCCTGCATCAGTACTTTAAGTGCACGTAACGATTCGCCCAGGGTACGGCCCGATTGGTATACGTTGCCCAGCGTATCAGATAGGTGCTGGTAGTAATACGCTTTTTCGGTGTCACCTGCTACAACGGCTTTGGTCATTTCGCAATAAATTTCGGGGGCTACGTTTCCGGTACTCGGAATTAAGCCGTCGCCGCCGTTAAGTAGGGCGTAGGCCGATTTGGCTGCCCAACCCAAAAAGTGACTAAAATCTTCACGCTTCGACCATAACTCTAACGAACGCTCCAAACGGCCATCATTACGCTCCGAATCTTTGGTGCCTACAATATGTTCGTGGTAGCTCAATTCCTCGATCAGTTCCAGCGGAATTGACATGTGTGTGGTTGCCGGTATATTGTAAATAATCAGCGGACCGTTAACAGCCTCGGCCAAACTAACAAAGTAGTCCTTCATTTGCTCTTCCGACAGGTGGTAGTACGTGGGCAGGGTGGCCGCAACCGCAGCAGCACCGGCATCTAAACTGGTTTTGGCCAGTTCAACGCTTTCTTCGAAACAATTGCCCGATATACCTACATAAAAATCGGTACCTGCCTGTTTTAAAGCAGCCGTTTTTTTAATGAATGACTGTTTTAAAGCCGCAGGTAACGAAGCTGATTCGCCCGTTGTGCCTAAAATAAAAGGCATTGCCTCGTTGTTGTACAGGTTGTGTACAATACGCTCTACCGCACCCTCATCTAACTCATACCGGGCAGTAAGTGGCGTTACCAGCGGAACAACCGTGCCTTTGTATTTCTTTTGTATCTTCATTTATATAGTCTGGTGCTTACACCATGTTTTAAATCAACTCTAATTCAGCAACCGTTATTCAAAGGCCGCGGTATATATATCAATAGCATCCTCGCGCGATACGTGGCGCGGGTTGTTCACCAGCAGGCGTTGTATCACCATGGCTTCATCGGCCAGTTGTGGTATAACATCTTTGGTTATGCCCACTTCTTTTAAAGTAGCCGGTATACCACAGGCGGCAATCAGTTCGCGTATTTTGGCAATACCCGCTTGGGCGGTGCTCAAATGATCGGCCTGGCGCTCGCAGCCTAAGGCTACGGCCACATCGGCATAACGCTGTGGCGCGGCAGGTACGTTAAATTCCATTACATAAGGCAGTAGCAGGGCATTTGATAAGCCATGTGCCAAGTGGAAAGTACTACCTAACGGATAAGAAAGCGCGTGAACCGCAGCCGTATTAACCGGACCTAAACAAAAACCACCCAGCATGCTGCCCATGGCAACCTGCGAACGGGCTTCTTCGTTTTTACCGTCTTTTACCGCAGCAACCAAATGCTCGGCTATCAGGCGCATGCCTTCGTAGGCATATACATCTATGAAAGGCTGGGCAAATTTGTTGGTGTAGGCCTCGAGGCAGTGCGTAAGTGCATCTAAACCGGTGGCTGCTGTAATGGCAGGGGGCACCCCAATGGTTAGCAACGGATCAACATAAACTACATCGGGCACTAAAAACGGACTGATAATGCCTTTCTTCTGATGCTCATCATCAACCAAAATAGCATTGGGCGATACCTCGCTGCCCGTACCCGATGTGGTAGGTACGCAGATGAGTTTGATTGCACGGCCGTTAAGCAGACCGTTACCTACAATGGCCTCTAAAGGCTGATCATTTTTTAACTGGGCGGCTACCAGTTTGGCAATATCCAGCACACTGCCACCGCCAATGCCTAACACCACATCGGGGTTGGTGCCCTCAAAACCATCCATCAATGCACGAAAATCGGCAAATGAGGGTTCTTGGTTAATATCGGTATTAATATGTACAGTTACACCCGCCTCTTTCAGTTTGGTTACAAAGGGTTCCAGCTGTGAAAGCAGTGGGGTAATCGTAATAATAAGAACTTCGCGTGCGGCAGGCAATACCTCATCAATAAGGTTAGCTAACGAACCATTGCCGAAAACCAGTTTACCCGGAAAATGAATTTTTAGTAGTTGTGGAACCATATAGTATTATAACAGGTAGCCCAAAATCATACAAAATATGCCCGCTGTTAACGCAAGGCGCTTAAAAATTAATTACTTACTGAGTATAAGCTTTGTTATACCTGGGTTAGTAAGGTAACTTCAAGATAATACGAGCGGTGCTTGTAGTTTGATTATTGGTTACTTATTCACAAACATATTAAAGGTTGCTGCTTAATCTTTGTAGTATTTTTTCTATAAATAGTATCATCTTAGCATAATCTAAACACTCTTGTACAATTTAATGGATAATTTATATAATATTGACCGCAATTTAGAGTTTAGCTATATTTACAGGAACCAGTTATGAAGCCGCTTTATCGTAAACTACCCGGCAAAATTGAGAGCTCGTTTAGTGTTAGGCACGATGTTATGCCCAACTATGGCAACATATGGCATTACCACTCAGAACTTGAACTGCACTATAATATAAAAGGAGAGGGTGTACGCTTTATTGGCGAT contains the following coding sequences:
- a CDS encoding sodium:solute symporter; protein product: MKPVLGIIDYTIIIGVLLLTLYFGLRYAKNQNTTQSYFAAKGRVPAWAIGMSLLATLISSVTFLGYPGEGFSSNWILLVQGLMVPVVLLGVIWFIVPLYRKVIGLSTYEYFEKRFGTVARYYSSIAFVLRQFSGMGTVFFLLAVALSNMTGGNTFAIIVITGLIIIAVNLMGGIEAVIWLDVFQGFMLFASGIVVLLVLLFSVKGGISEIWSVASANNRTGFGPYDVDFSKLTFVVMAINGMFYAIQKYGTDQTVVQRYLTAKDDKAAIRASLLGISLTVPVWTLFMFIGTCLFVYYKQNPLPAGVNSNGVFPYFIITQLPTGVVGFILAAMISAAICSLSADLNSLAAVGVEDYYKKLRPNRPDHEYLFGGRVMVVFSGLLSMAIGMLYISIGNEGVLGVVFTLYAIFSGGIVGIFLLGLLSSRANRQGVNIAIVVCIIFTSYAFLTSTPIGVGENKTLLLDLGKYNFTHNKLMLGVYSHLVVIFVGYIASLFFPKPELDRNLLFSGWRETRRKEKQLELEEA
- a CDS encoding four-carbon acid sugar kinase family protein produces the protein MMIAVIADDLTGAAEIGGIGLHYGLKVEISRNVNAATTANMLVINTDARSLKEADAIEVTRNVSQQLKALNPDFIFKKIDSVMRGHVIAEINAQCEAMGLSRTIVVPANPTLGRTLVKGHYYINNVPVHQTSFGYDPEFPVEHSHVLTRFKTAAHQMAVQPHHVNLNGKSIVVGEAETHGDLANWADKLKPGTLAAGAAGFFTACMDKLFAAGKSNNSIGDFKLTGPILYISGSTFKPSANLVEKLHAENGPVSYMPELLMQPGNAEETLLNYWANETAGFISQQNKAVMSISVKDDDHNGDNAVHRRTQMALAVKKVFEQVGVRELVIEGGSTAAAIFDALNIDTINPVQELAPGVIRSAVTKPYANLHVTLKPGSYRWSNKVWAF
- a CDS encoding ThuA domain-containing protein, whose product is MSSFFKVPLLMVALLCVGTLWAKPKVLIFSKTAGFHHNSIKPGIAAIQLLGKQNGFDTDTTTDASKFTFDNLKQYAAVVFLSTTGDVLNDAQQTEFQKYIRSGKGYVGIHAATDTEFDWPWYGELAGAYFSQHPKIQEAVLNVVEPANGFTQHLPAKWTKTDEWYNFKWISDKIQVVLTLDESSYSGGTNGAKHPMSWYHEFDGGKAFTTALGHTDESYTDEPFLKHLLAGINYAMGKKVKL
- the pdxA gene encoding 4-hydroxythreonine-4-phosphate dehydrogenase PdxA gives rise to the protein MLDKHIIGITMGDPASIGPEIALKALTEQKIYDICRPIIVGDAGVFKHINERIGLNLNINVIQSVQEAKFEIGSPDVLDLNNFDVDKLEFGVISASAGDASFKSVTKVIELAMAGEIDATVTGPINKKSVNEAGHHYAGHTEIYAEYTGTKKYAMLLVEDSMKVIHVSTHVSLRQACDLVKKDRILEVTELLHNGLISLGETNLKIGIAGLNPHAGDSGLFGTEDDAEILPAVQEALARGYDVEGPVPADTMFSKAATGYYGGVVAMYHDQGHIPFKLTGFKWNPEKKQMDSVKGVNITMGLPIIRTSVDHGTAFEIAGKGIASPDAMILAIESAVQLAHHKTTATV
- a CDS encoding ankyrin repeat domain-containing protein gives rise to the protein MGNHHLGKLLLQSGADINSRNSFSETPLIVAAQCGFNDFTAMLIDNGADVAAVDNNGRSAMDFASESGYTEILEQLLAAS
- a CDS encoding ankyrin repeat domain-containing protein, encoding MDNMFLNACKNAQKGIVEAFLKKGGINVDKRDGLGNTPLYYVCSKGAKDIVKLLINAGADVNLANNTSETPLHLAARAGSKEIIKMLVDAGADVNAGNNTGQTPVFYSVLAYKTETALYLITLGADTGVKDNGGYNIFDHATANGMRELITALGEANTVQKDDHGNTPLHQAVYNNQSETVMALLKSSAANVNELNNGGVSALILAVNNSNMHVADLLIKNGADVNLHLHNGNSALHYAAGNG
- a CDS encoding dihydrodipicolinate synthase family protein — translated: MKIQKKYKGTVVPLVTPLTARYELDEGAVERIVHNLYNNEAMPFILGTTGESASLPAALKQSFIKKTAALKQAGTDFYVGISGNCFEESVELAKTSLDAGAAAVAATLPTYYHLSEEQMKDYFVSLAEAVNGPLIIYNIPATTHMSIPLELIEELSYHEHIVGTKDSERNDGRLERSLELWSKREDFSHFLGWAAKSAYALLNGGDGLIPSTGNVAPEIYCEMTKAVVAGDTEKAYYYQHLSDTLGNVYQSGRTLGESLRALKVLMQENGLCEAHMMSPLGALHERDEQNLIKAYYQLLQQESTAFKQPTHA
- a CDS encoding iron-containing alcohol dehydrogenase gives rise to the protein MVPQLLKIHFPGKLVFGNGSLANLIDEVLPAAREVLIITITPLLSQLEPFVTKLKEAGVTVHINTDINQEPSFADFRALMDGFEGTNPDVVLGIGGGSVLDIAKLVAAQLKNDQPLEAIVGNGLLNGRAIKLICVPTTSGTGSEVSPNAILVDDEHQKKGIISPFLVPDVVYVDPLLTIGVPPAITAATGLDALTHCLEAYTNKFAQPFIDVYAYEGMRLIAEHLVAAVKDGKNEEARSQVAMGSMLGGFCLGPVNTAAVHALSYPLGSTFHLAHGLSNALLLPYVMEFNVPAAPQRYADVAVALGCERQADHLSTAQAGIAKIRELIAACGIPATLKEVGITKDVIPQLADEAMVIQRLLVNNPRHVSREDAIDIYTAAFE